A window of Pedococcus aerophilus contains these coding sequences:
- a CDS encoding NAD(P)-dependent oxidoreductase: protein MRIFFTGGSGKAGRHVAPFLAAQGHEVTNADLVPLGDPTVADLQVDLTDLGETYSAMAGLATMDELEHRGTPRYDAVVHFAAVPRILLTSDAKTYATNVLSTYNVIEAATRLGIGKVVFASSETTYGICFAQGERRPEYLPVDEEHPTVPEDSYAMSKVAGEVTARSFQARTGADVYGLRINNVIEPHEYAELFPDFLADPALRRRNIFAYIDARDLGQMVQRCLEVDGLGYEVFNVANADLSVAATTDDVRAQFYDGVPVRRELGRDETFYSIQKARALLGFEPAHSWRDVLPDPGRA from the coding sequence ATGCGGATCTTCTTCACCGGCGGCAGCGGCAAGGCCGGTCGGCACGTGGCACCCTTCCTCGCGGCCCAGGGGCACGAGGTCACCAACGCCGACCTCGTCCCGCTCGGTGACCCGACGGTCGCGGACCTCCAGGTCGACCTCACCGACCTCGGCGAGACGTACTCCGCCATGGCGGGCCTCGCGACGATGGACGAGCTGGAGCACCGGGGGACCCCGCGCTACGACGCCGTCGTCCACTTCGCTGCGGTGCCGCGGATCCTGCTCACCTCGGACGCGAAGACCTACGCCACCAACGTGCTCAGCACCTACAACGTCATCGAGGCCGCGACCCGCCTCGGCATCGGCAAGGTCGTGTTCGCGTCGTCCGAGACGACCTACGGCATCTGCTTCGCCCAGGGGGAGCGGCGGCCCGAGTACCTGCCGGTGGACGAGGAGCACCCGACGGTGCCCGAGGACTCGTACGCCATGTCGAAGGTGGCGGGCGAGGTCACGGCGCGGTCGTTCCAGGCCCGCACCGGGGCGGACGTGTACGGCCTGCGGATCAACAACGTCATCGAGCCGCACGAGTACGCCGAGCTGTTCCCCGACTTCCTCGCCGACCCGGCGCTGCGACGACGGAACATCTTCGCCTACATCGATGCCCGTGACCTCGGCCAGATGGTGCAGCGGTGCCTCGAGGTCGACGGGCTGGGGTACGAGGTGTTCAACGTCGCGAACGCCGACCTCTCCGTCGCCGCGACGACCGATGACGTCCGCGCACAGTTCTACGACGGGGTGCCGGTGCGCCGCGAGCTCGGCCGGGACGAGACGTTCTACTCGATCCAAAAGGCCCGGGCGCTGCTCGGCTTCGAGCCCGCGCACTCCTGGCGCGACGTGCTGCCCGACCCGGGACGGGCGTAG
- a CDS encoding amidohydrolase, producing the protein MPEPVSRTGPRAAATGPADLVLRDAPLYRRGAWDGDRVAVRDGVIVGVGDERSIEHLVGPRTEVRSLAGRWLLPAFHDAHVHPVAGGLEMGQCNLTEVTTLADYQRLVGAYAAEHPDLEWVTGGGWSMTSFPGGVPRAADLDAVVADRPVYLPNRDHHSAWVNSRALELAGIDEHTPDPGDGRIERDARGRPTGALHEGAMALVGRLVPAPTSHELREGLRTAQRHLASLGIVGWQDALVGEALGMQDTLDTYVDAVARGELHAKVVLALWWDRSRGLEQLPDLLHRRELAASAGLRATSIKIMQDGVCETHTAALLESYLGTDGRPTGNHGLSFIDRGDLAAYVTALDAQDFQVHLHALGDRAVRDSLDAIAHAADVNGRRGNRHHLAHLQVVHEDDVPRFADLDVTANAQPLWACRDEAVEELTLPFLPTSMWDRQYVFGSLLRAGARLACGSDWPISSADPLEGMHVAVNRREPGDPGADTLLPAEALTIQQAIAGYTTGAARVNGLEDVTGRIEVGYAADLVALDGDILGGDGSAIADLSVTHTFADGREVHPG; encoded by the coding sequence TTGCCTGAGCCGGTCTCCCGGACCGGTCCCCGCGCAGCGGCGACCGGTCCGGCGGACCTGGTCCTGCGCGACGCACCCCTCTACCGCCGGGGTGCCTGGGACGGCGACCGGGTCGCCGTCCGAGACGGCGTCATCGTCGGTGTGGGCGACGAACGCAGCATCGAGCACCTCGTCGGACCCCGCACCGAGGTGCGGAGCCTGGCGGGTCGCTGGCTGCTGCCCGCCTTCCACGACGCCCACGTCCACCCGGTCGCCGGTGGGCTGGAGATGGGGCAGTGCAACCTCACCGAGGTCACCACCCTCGCCGACTACCAACGGCTCGTCGGGGCGTATGCGGCCGAGCACCCGGACCTCGAGTGGGTCACCGGTGGTGGGTGGTCCATGACGTCGTTCCCGGGCGGGGTGCCACGGGCGGCGGACCTCGACGCGGTCGTCGCCGACCGCCCGGTGTACCTCCCCAACCGCGACCACCACTCGGCGTGGGTCAACAGCCGCGCCCTCGAGCTCGCGGGGATCGACGAGCACACCCCCGATCCCGGCGACGGCCGCATCGAACGTGACGCGCGGGGGCGGCCCACCGGTGCGCTCCACGAGGGAGCCATGGCCCTGGTCGGTCGGCTGGTCCCCGCCCCGACCTCGCACGAGCTGCGCGAGGGCCTGCGCACCGCTCAGCGCCACCTCGCGTCGCTCGGCATCGTCGGCTGGCAGGACGCGCTCGTGGGCGAGGCGCTGGGCATGCAGGACACCCTCGACACCTACGTCGACGCGGTGGCCCGGGGAGAGCTGCACGCCAAGGTGGTGCTGGCGCTGTGGTGGGACCGGTCGCGTGGCCTCGAACAGCTCCCCGACCTGCTGCACCGACGTGAGCTCGCTGCGTCCGCCGGCTTGCGTGCCACGAGCATCAAGATCATGCAGGACGGTGTCTGCGAGACGCACACGGCGGCCTTGCTCGAGTCCTACCTCGGCACCGACGGCCGTCCCACGGGCAACCACGGGCTGTCCTTCATCGACCGCGGTGACCTCGCGGCATACGTCACGGCCTTGGATGCGCAGGACTTCCAGGTGCACCTGCACGCGCTCGGGGACCGGGCCGTCCGGGACAGCCTCGACGCGATCGCCCACGCCGCAGACGTCAACGGACGCAGGGGCAACCGCCACCACCTCGCCCACCTCCAGGTCGTCCACGAGGACGACGTGCCGCGCTTCGCGGACCTCGACGTCACCGCCAACGCCCAGCCGTTGTGGGCCTGCCGCGACGAGGCCGTCGAGGAGCTCACCCTGCCGTTCCTCCCGACGTCGATGTGGGACCGGCAGTACGTCTTCGGCTCGCTGCTGCGGGCCGGTGCCCGGCTGGCCTGCGGCAGCGACTGGCCGATCAGCTCGGCCGACCCGCTCGAGGGGATGCACGTGGCCGTCAACCGCCGTGAGCCCGGCGATCCCGGTGCCGATACGCTCCTGCCAGCGGAGGCACTGACGATCCAGCAGGCCATCGCCGGCTACACCACGGGGGCCGCCCGCGTGAACGGGCTCGAGGACGTGACGGGTCGGATCGAGGTGGGGTACGCCGCAGACCTCGTTGCCCTGGACGGTGACATCCTCGGTGGGGACGGGAGCGCGATCGCGGACCTGAGCGTCACCCACACCTTCGCGGACGGCCGCGAGGTCCACCCAGGGTGA
- a CDS encoding DUF3500 domain-containing protein, which yields MGPRHQTAAEMAEAASNWLGSLTSEQRAVAQWAAPDDDDQVDAERRRWFYTPTDHGGLTVHEQRPAQQRAAMALVATGLSMAGYVTIATTMGLENILDRVEGFVTRFDRERGRDPGLYYLRVFGEPDGDAPWGWRFGGHHVSLNNLVVDGELVATTPCFMGADPASAPLLGGAVARPLARVEDLGRELVRSLPAELRARAVLLDKAPSDFVTANRSTVAEGDQVIPLASVWRDERFSDETEQAKLQALSDRIDDAAGLTPDDHRTVEYTTAPKGVSGRDLDHGQRELLTALLGTYFDRVPESASPLSDYDDAALDEVHFAWAGPTEPGRPHYYRVQGPRLLIEWDNTQRDANHAHSVWRDPASDFGLDVLARHRGAHH from the coding sequence ATGGGTCCTCGCCACCAGACAGCCGCCGAGATGGCCGAGGCCGCGTCTAACTGGTTGGGGTCATTGACTTCTGAGCAGCGAGCCGTCGCCCAGTGGGCCGCCCCGGACGACGACGACCAGGTCGACGCCGAGCGGCGGCGCTGGTTCTACACCCCCACCGACCACGGTGGCCTCACGGTCCACGAGCAGCGTCCCGCGCAGCAGCGCGCGGCCATGGCGCTGGTCGCGACCGGGCTCTCGATGGCCGGCTACGTCACCATCGCGACGACGATGGGGCTGGAGAACATCCTCGACCGGGTCGAGGGTTTCGTGACCCGGTTCGACCGGGAGCGCGGGCGCGATCCCGGCCTGTACTACCTGCGCGTCTTCGGCGAGCCCGACGGCGACGCACCGTGGGGGTGGCGATTCGGGGGCCACCACGTCTCGCTCAACAACCTCGTCGTGGACGGTGAGCTCGTCGCGACCACCCCGTGCTTCATGGGCGCCGACCCGGCGTCCGCACCGCTGCTCGGTGGCGCCGTGGCCCGACCGCTCGCTCGGGTGGAGGACCTCGGCCGCGAGCTGGTCCGCTCCCTGCCGGCAGAGCTGCGGGCTCGGGCCGTCCTGCTCGACAAGGCACCGTCGGACTTCGTCACGGCCAACCGCAGCACCGTCGCCGAGGGTGACCAGGTCATCCCACTCGCCAGTGTCTGGCGCGACGAACGCTTCTCCGACGAGACCGAGCAGGCCAAACTGCAGGCACTGAGCGACCGCATCGACGACGCAGCCGGGCTGACGCCGGACGACCACCGCACCGTGGAGTACACGACCGCGCCCAAGGGTGTCTCCGGGCGCGACCTCGACCACGGGCAGCGCGAGCTGCTGACCGCGCTGCTCGGCACCTACTTCGACCGCGTGCCGGAGAGCGCCTCGCCGCTGTCCGACTACGACGACGCAGCCCTCGACGAGGTGCACTTCGCGTGGGCGGGGCCGACAGAGCCGGGACGGCCGCACTACTACCGGGTGCAGGGCCCCCGCCTGCTCATCGAGTGGGACAACACCCAGCGGGACGCCAACCACGCCCACTCGGTGTGGCGCGACCCCGCGTCCGACTTCGGTCTCGACGTGCTGGCCCGGCACCGCGGCGCCCACCACTGA
- a CDS encoding pyruvate, phosphate dikinase/phosphoenolpyruvate synthase regulator — MERGPIPVFFLSDSTGISAETMGNALLIQFPDLIFERRLIPFIATAEEARKVVAVLDEAMDGPVTPLAFTTAATDEVREVLRTSRVPIIDFFEMHMEKVESILGASGARVAARLHGVGDIKRYNSRMQAIEFAIEHDDGQSLRALDRAEVILVAPSRCGKTPTTMYLALQHGVFVANYPLLDEDLETTNLPRPIAELGDRCFGLIATPARLSEVRQQRRPNSPYASLEQCTKELRRADALYKANGIPVINSTTRSVEEMSTLILQTLGSRPSLEGSRP; from the coding sequence ATGGAGCGTGGACCGATCCCGGTGTTCTTCCTGTCCGACAGCACGGGGATCAGCGCGGAGACGATGGGCAACGCCCTGCTCATCCAGTTCCCCGACCTGATCTTCGAGCGCCGGCTCATCCCCTTCATCGCCACCGCCGAGGAGGCGCGCAAGGTCGTCGCCGTCCTCGACGAGGCCATGGACGGACCGGTGACCCCGCTGGCCTTCACGACCGCCGCGACCGACGAAGTCCGGGAGGTCCTGCGCACGTCGCGGGTCCCGATCATCGACTTCTTCGAGATGCACATGGAGAAGGTCGAGTCGATCCTCGGCGCCTCGGGCGCCCGGGTCGCCGCCCGGCTGCACGGCGTCGGCGACATCAAGCGCTACAACTCCCGCATGCAGGCCATCGAGTTCGCCATCGAGCACGACGACGGCCAGAGCCTGCGTGCGCTCGACCGCGCCGAGGTGATCCTCGTGGCGCCCTCGCGGTGCGGCAAGACCCCGACGACGATGTACCTCGCGCTCCAGCACGGTGTCTTCGTCGCCAACTACCCGCTGCTCGACGAGGACCTCGAGACGACCAACCTGCCCCGGCCCATCGCCGAGCTCGGCGACCGCTGCTTCGGCCTGATCGCCACCCCCGCGCGGCTGAGCGAGGTCCGCCAGCAGCGCCGTCCGAACTCGCCGTACGCGTCGCTCGAGCAGTGCACCAAAGAGCTCCGGCGAGCCGACGCGCTCTACAAGGCGAACGGCATACCCGTCATCAACTCCACCACCCGCTCGGTGGAGGAGATGTCCACCCTCATCCTGCAGACCCTCGGATCTCGCCCCTCCCTCGAAGGAAGTCGCCCATGA
- a CDS encoding antibiotic biosynthesis monooxygenase family protein: MTTPTDDNRDLLTVVAYMRAAEGKTEELRAALEALVEPTSKEEGYVNYDLHQGVEDPSFFTFYENWHSGEHLDAHLGAPHLVDFAGRMGDLLDENGLTVNRVRRIA, encoded by the coding sequence ATGACCACGCCCACCGATGACAACCGCGACCTGCTGACGGTCGTCGCGTACATGAGGGCCGCGGAGGGGAAGACCGAGGAGCTCCGAGCGGCGCTGGAGGCCCTGGTCGAGCCGACCAGCAAGGAGGAGGGCTACGTCAACTACGACCTCCACCAAGGGGTCGAGGACCCGAGCTTCTTCACCTTCTACGAGAACTGGCACTCCGGTGAGCACCTCGACGCCCACCTCGGGGCACCCCACCTCGTCGACTTCGCCGGCCGGATGGGCGACCTCCTCGACGAGAACGGCCTGACCGTCAACCGCGTGCGCCGGATTGCCTGA
- a CDS encoding three-helix bundle dimerization domain-containing protein, protein MSTIDEAHALEQVIDSLLAKFPSIDPAMVRAVVDEVHQTFDGPVRDYVPLLVQRASTDRLRSLPVIAEPTRPRTRRTPVSA, encoded by the coding sequence ATGTCCACCATCGACGAGGCACACGCGCTCGAGCAGGTCATCGACAGCCTCCTGGCGAAGTTCCCCTCCATCGACCCGGCGATGGTGCGCGCGGTCGTCGACGAGGTCCACCAGACGTTCGACGGGCCTGTCCGCGACTACGTCCCGCTCCTCGTGCAGCGGGCCAGCACCGACCGGCTCCGCTCGCTCCCGGTGATCGCCGAGCCGACCCGACCACGGACCCGTCGGACCCCGGTCTCCGCCTGA